In one window of Meleagris gallopavo isolate NT-WF06-2002-E0010 breed Aviagen turkey brand Nicholas breeding stock chromosome 4, Turkey_5.1, whole genome shotgun sequence DNA:
- the LOC100551002 gene encoding G-protein coupled receptor 26 — protein sequence MDLAGVLLALLLVLVLVVSLLSNLLVLLCFVYSTEIRKQVAGVFLVNLSFCNLLLTVLNMPFTLLGILRNQQPLGGCICKAVGFLETFLTSNTMLSMAALSIDKWIAVVFPLSYTSKMRYKDAMILMGYSWLHSLTFPLVSLFYSWVDYNSVYASCTLHLKEETERRRFTVFTIVFHSTSFMLSLVILCFTYLKVLKVARFHCKRIDIITMQTLVLLVDIHPSVKQRCLNEQKRRRQRATKKISIFIGSFVICFGPYIITRLIELLPFVTINYYWGIISKCLTYSKAASDPFVYSLLRQQYKKVLINIVNRILKRDLYPSSGYNSSLDTENDYCLHRTN from the exons ATGGACTTGGCAGGCGTGCTGCTGGCGTTGCTCCTCGTGTTGGTGCTGGTCGTCTCTCTGCTCTCCAACCTCCTGGTGCTGCTATGCTTCGTCTACAGTACGGAGATCCGCAAGCAGGTCGCCGGGGTTTTCCTGGTGAACTTATCCTTTTGCAACCTGCTCCTTACCGTCCTGAACATGCCTTTCACCCTGCTTGGAATCCTGAGGAACCAGCAACCCCTCGGGGGCTGCATCTGCAAAGCTGTGGGTTTCCTGGAAACTTTCCTGACTTCCAACACGATGCTGAGCATGGCAGCACTCAGCATCGACAAGTGGATTGCTGTGGTGTTCCCCTTGAGCTACACCAGCAAGATGCGGTATAAGGACGCTATGATACTGATGGGCTACTCGTGGCTCCACTCTCTCACCTTTCCCCTGGTGTCCTTGTTTTACTCATGGGTAGATTACAACAGCGTTTATGCCTCTTGCACCTTGCACCTGAAGGAAGAGACAGAGCGGAGAAGGTTTACAGTGTTCACCATCGTCTTTCACTCCACCAGTTTCATGCTGTCACTGGTGATCTTGTGTTTCACCTATTTAAAGGTGTTGAAAGTTGCCCGGTTCCACTGCAAGCGGATAGACATTATAACCATGCAGACTCTGGTTTTGCTGGTGGATATCCATCCCAG tgtGAAGCAGCGCTGTCTCAATGAGCAGAAAAGAAGGAGGCAACGGGCTACcaagaaaatcagtatttttataGGGTCATTCGTGATCTGTTTTGGTCCTTACATTATCACCAG GTTGATAGAGCTCCTTCCTTTTGTTACGATAAACTACTACTGGGGAATTATAAGCAAGTGCCTCACCTACAGTAAGGCTGCGTCAGATCCATTTGTTTACTCACTTTTACGTCAACAGTACAAAAAAGTTCTGATCAACATCGTCAATAGGATACTTAAAAGGGATCTGTATCCTTCATCAGGGTACAACAGCTCTCTTGACACCGAAAATGATTACTGCTTGCACAGAACAAACTAA